The following coding sequences lie in one Pseudarthrobacter phenanthrenivorans Sphe3 genomic window:
- a CDS encoding sulfate/molybdate ABC transporter ATP-binding protein, translating to MTFSFQAAVAERGFDLTFSLGPAETVAVMGPNGAGKSTLLSIIAGLLRPDTGRAELNGRDLFHLGGGHNRWIPPHHRRTALLAQEPLLFPHLNAADNVAFGPRSAGMPKAKAGAEARQWLAEVEAAELATRRPAELSGGQAQRVAVARALAAGPGLLLLDEPMAALDIHSAPLLRRLLKRVLAERPAIIVTHDVLDALMLADRVLILENGRIAEEGPTRPVLQRPRSAFAAGLAGLNFVPGKLQDGGILAGQGRHIAGHAEDPIPTGQAAAAVFPPSSVSVFVDDAHGSPPNSFPVRITDLEPHGDQVRVRAEGLAADITPSAMADLGLVPGMTVHFVVKAASVSIHPL from the coding sequence GTGACGTTCTCCTTCCAGGCGGCCGTGGCGGAGCGCGGCTTCGACCTCACCTTTTCCCTGGGCCCCGCCGAAACCGTGGCCGTGATGGGACCCAACGGCGCCGGAAAATCGACGCTGCTCTCCATCATTGCCGGGCTGCTGCGCCCGGATACGGGCCGTGCGGAACTGAACGGGCGGGACCTCTTCCACCTGGGCGGCGGCCACAACCGGTGGATCCCGCCGCACCACCGGCGCACGGCCCTGCTCGCGCAGGAACCACTGCTGTTCCCGCACCTCAACGCCGCGGACAACGTCGCCTTCGGTCCGCGGAGCGCAGGGATGCCCAAAGCAAAGGCCGGGGCCGAGGCCAGGCAGTGGCTGGCGGAAGTGGAGGCCGCAGAGCTTGCCACCCGGCGTCCTGCGGAGCTCTCCGGCGGGCAGGCGCAGCGGGTGGCCGTAGCCCGGGCGCTTGCGGCAGGTCCCGGGCTCCTGCTCCTTGATGAGCCGATGGCCGCGCTGGACATCCATTCCGCCCCGCTGCTCCGTCGCCTGCTCAAACGCGTCCTGGCGGAAAGGCCCGCCATTATAGTGACCCATGACGTCCTGGATGCGCTCATGCTCGCTGACAGGGTGCTCATCCTGGAAAACGGGCGAATTGCGGAAGAAGGCCCCACCCGCCCGGTCCTGCAGCGGCCACGCAGCGCCTTTGCGGCTGGCCTGGCGGGCCTGAATTTTGTCCCCGGGAAGCTCCAGGATGGCGGAATCCTGGCCGGGCAGGGCCGGCACATCGCCGGTCATGCTGAGGACCCCATTCCCACAGGCCAGGCAGCGGCGGCCGTGTTCCCGCCGTCGTCCGTTTCCGTCTTCGTGGATGATGCGCACGGAAGTCCGCCCAACTCCTTCCCGGTCCGGATCACGGACCTGGAGCCCCATGGCGACCAGGTCCGGGTACGGGCGGAGGGTCTTGCCGCTGACATCACTCCGTCCGCGATGGCCGATCTGGGCCTGGTCCCTGGGATGACGGTGCACTTCGTGGTCAAGGCAGCCTCGGTGTCCATCCATCCGCTGTAG
- a CDS encoding ABC transporter permease — MTGYTGIPRWLHALAVLAALLVVLPLAAMVARVNWANFLPLVTSESAVAALGLSLRTSAASTALCVVLGVPLALVLARGTSPLLGLLRSLVLLPLVLPPVVGGIALLYTFGRQGLLGGAIEVLGLQIAFSTAAVVLAQTFVALPFLVVSLEGALRTGGHRYEAVAATLGAAPGTVFRRVTLPLVLPGLASGAVLSFARSLGEFGATLTFAGSLQGVTRTLPLEIYLQRETDPDAAVALSLVLVAVAVAVVALAYRRPGSTSRRLQASGRRTTAAPATGRYVP; from the coding sequence ATGACCGGCTATACCGGCATTCCCCGCTGGCTCCACGCGCTGGCGGTCCTCGCCGCGCTGCTGGTGGTCCTCCCGCTCGCTGCCATGGTGGCACGGGTCAACTGGGCCAACTTCCTGCCGCTGGTCACCTCCGAATCCGCGGTGGCGGCGCTGGGACTGAGCCTGCGGACGTCCGCCGCCAGCACCGCCCTGTGCGTTGTCCTTGGTGTGCCGCTGGCATTGGTGCTGGCCCGCGGCACGTCCCCGCTCCTGGGCCTCCTGCGCTCGCTGGTGCTGCTCCCGCTGGTCCTGCCGCCGGTGGTTGGCGGCATCGCGCTGCTGTACACGTTCGGCCGTCAGGGGCTCCTGGGTGGGGCGATCGAGGTGCTGGGGCTGCAGATTGCCTTCTCCACCGCCGCCGTGGTCCTGGCCCAGACGTTTGTGGCCCTGCCGTTCCTGGTGGTGAGCCTCGAAGGCGCCCTCCGGACCGGCGGCCACCGCTATGAGGCGGTAGCGGCAACGCTCGGCGCAGCACCGGGGACCGTCTTCCGCCGCGTCACGCTTCCGCTGGTCCTGCCCGGGCTGGCCTCGGGGGCGGTCCTTTCCTTCGCCCGGAGCCTGGGCGAGTTCGGGGCCACCCTCACGTTCGCCGGCAGCCTCCAGGGGGTGACCCGGACGCTGCCGCTGGAAATCTACCTGCAGCGCGAGACCGACCCGGACGCCGCCGTCGCTCTTTCCCTGGTGCTGGTGGCCGTGGCCGTGGCGGTGGTGGCGCTGGCCTACCGGCGCCCAGGCAGCACGTCACGCCGCCTTCAAGCGTCAGGACGGCGTACGACGGCGGCCCCCGCCACGGGAAGGTACGTTCCGTGA
- the modA gene encoding molybdate ABC transporter substrate-binding protein — MMLAALAGCAGSGAGNGAGGSTDRTLTVFAAASLKGSFTELASRFEGQNPGTSVTLSFAGSSDLAAQIGQGAPADVFASADTTNMDKVQEAGLLEGAPSIFATNTLAIAVPPGNPAGIGSFADLAKKGTKLVACAPQVPCGAAAAAVARSSGIKLSPVSEENSVADVLGKVVSGEADAGLVYATDVRSAAGMVESIPFPEAAGAPNTYPIAALAGSANTSAAGKFLALVTGPEGQEVLARAGFGPGNTVAR, encoded by the coding sequence ATGATGCTGGCCGCACTGGCCGGCTGCGCCGGCAGCGGTGCCGGTAACGGGGCCGGCGGCAGCACGGACAGGACCCTCACTGTTTTCGCCGCCGCTTCCCTCAAGGGCAGTTTCACCGAGCTCGCCAGCCGCTTTGAGGGCCAAAACCCGGGGACGTCGGTCACCCTGAGCTTCGCCGGCTCCTCGGACCTGGCAGCCCAGATCGGCCAGGGGGCTCCTGCCGATGTGTTTGCATCGGCAGACACCACGAACATGGACAAGGTGCAGGAAGCGGGCCTGCTTGAGGGTGCGCCCAGCATCTTCGCCACCAACACCCTGGCCATCGCGGTTCCGCCGGGGAACCCTGCCGGGATTGGCTCCTTCGCTGACCTCGCGAAAAAGGGAACGAAACTGGTGGCGTGCGCACCCCAGGTGCCCTGCGGCGCTGCCGCGGCCGCGGTGGCCCGCAGCAGCGGCATCAAGCTCAGTCCGGTCAGCGAGGAAAACTCGGTGGCCGATGTCCTGGGGAAGGTGGTCTCCGGCGAAGCTGACGCAGGGCTGGTGTACGCCACGGATGTCCGCTCAGCGGCCGGGATGGTTGAAAGCATCCCGTTCCCGGAGGCGGCCGGAGCGCCGAACACGTACCCGATCGCGGCTTTGGCCGGCAGCGCCAACACGTCTGCCGCGGGCAAGTTCCTGGCCCTGGTCACCGGGCCCGAAGGGCAGGAAGTCCTGGCACGGGCCGGCTTTGGGCCGGGAAACACGGTAGCCAGATGA
- a CDS encoding TOBE domain-containing protein, which translates to MGLIRVSEAARFLGVSDDTVRRWTENGSLTPLKDDAGRLAVDGLELARHAQKLAQLPDDPHRTGSSARNRFVGLVTGITADKVMAQVELQCGPFRVVSLMSSEAVRELGLEPGSVATAVVKATTVIIETPQGKGAA; encoded by the coding sequence GTGTCCGAAGCTGCCCGGTTCCTGGGCGTGAGCGATGACACCGTCCGCCGCTGGACAGAGAACGGAAGCCTGACACCCCTGAAGGACGACGCCGGGCGGCTGGCCGTGGACGGGCTGGAGCTGGCACGCCACGCGCAGAAGCTGGCGCAGCTTCCGGACGATCCGCACCGGACCGGCAGTTCGGCGCGCAACCGCTTCGTGGGGCTGGTCACCGGCATTACGGCTGACAAGGTGATGGCGCAGGTGGAACTGCAGTGCGGACCCTTCCGGGTGGTGTCCCTCATGAGCAGTGAGGCCGTCCGGGAACTGGGGCTCGAACCAGGCTCCGTGGCAACGGCCGTAGTCAAAGCCACCACCGTCATTATCGAAACCCCGCAGGGCAAGGGGGCAGCGTGA